The following coding sequences are from one Salvia hispanica cultivar TCC Black 2014 chromosome 3, UniMelb_Shisp_WGS_1.0, whole genome shotgun sequence window:
- the LOC125215942 gene encoding uncharacterized protein LOC125215942, with protein sequence MPRPYECVRRAWHSDRHHPIRGSLIQEIFRIVNEVHCLATKKNREWQEKLPIVVLKAEEIMYSKANSKAEYSDLDTLWERVSDAIDTIIRRDETSETGEFLHSCIEAALHLGCTPRRSSRSQRSGSPRCYLRPDNVEGGFVSHTNLSSEIYRKFAKISPLILHCPHYSTLDAKNPSPSCIKGRGCSFQSRNPSHVKKTVLLPNNDQASNSSNLWHVFPLHYGDGLEPSKASFPNPQLVDSDKIGPQRSYPALTWDANCTSNHEEIEQQVGCDLTLRLGSLVAPHASIENSCPLRVQYGNRSTVDRI encoded by the exons ATGCCAAGACCCTATGAGTGTGTGAGAAGGGCTTGGCACAGTGATAGGCACCACCCCATCAGGGGCTCTCTCATTCAAGAAATTTTCAG GATTGTGAATGAGGTCCATTGTTTAGCTACTAAGAAGAATAGGGAGTGGCAAGAGAAACTCCCCATTGTTGTTTTGAAAGCTGAAGAAATCATGTATTCTAAAGCAAACTCTAAG GCTGAGTATTCTGATCTTGATACACTTTGGGAAAGAGTAAGTGATGCCATTGACACCATAATCAGAAGAGATGAGACCTCTGAAACTGGGGAATTCTTGCACTCTTGTATTGAAG CTGCATTGCATTTGGGTTGCACTCCTAGGAGATCATCGAGAAGCCAACGTAGCGGTTCGCCTAGATGCTACCTAAGGCCGGATAATGTAGAGGGTGGTTTTGTTTCTCACACCAATTTGAGCTCTGAGATTTATAGGAAATTTGCTAAGATTAGCCCCCTCATCCTCCATTGCCCACACTACTCAACACTCGATGCCAAGAATCCCTCACCTTCGTGCATCAAGGGTCGCGGTTGTAGTTTTCAATCAAGAAATCCCAGTCATGTCAAAAAAACTGTCTTGCTGCCCAACAATGACCAAGCTTCTAACTCGTCGAACCTATGGCATGTGTTTCCTTTGCACTATGGTGATGGTCTTGAGCCTTCGAAAGCTTCATTTCCCAATCCCCAACTCGtggatagtgataaaattGGTCCCCAACGAAGTTACCCCGCCTTAACTTGGGATGCTAATTGTACATCCAATCATGAAGAAATAGAGCAGCAGGTCGGCTGCGACTTAACATTGCGGCTGGGTTCTCTAGTAGCTCCTCATGCTAGTATTGAGAACAGTTGTCCTCTACGAGTGCAATATGGCAATAGGAGCACTGTGGATCGGATCTAA
- the LOC125215941 gene encoding uncharacterized protein LOC125215941 produces MAVKMRKWSPWPPARKFAVAMRLMRLEVMAEDGGGDDEDGAAAQKFVAIRIKWKGEPKFLPLMAPFQPRKKVERSSNRGMRKGGGIVEWDEDPWFENTCCFSIASDKKFGPWEVAFSVICGEKADSKAKMAVIGGVSINITEIVSKMESSSIEEKLHLNLQIDGIAREAALTMVFKCVEIRVSHNSAAPSRSKSIDSKCSSVDEIRDKSRRRSLSLEEACLDEPGVPELRTSEPDKKDRWFSWKSRRFSFKRAKTKEETRVHSASLSSTNSLQKEDGSSETADTVCEWEDKELMSRDGQAQLKAPFFFASFDQRSNKAAGASACTALVAVISHWLHSNPNAMPRRSELDDLIMQGSSEWRKLCEDAAYVKDFPNKHFDLETVLRADIRPVSISRNESFVGFFGAEAFDSLKGAMSFDDLWDEIRGGGGGDTAPRIYIVSWNDHFFVLKVEADAYYIIDTLGERLYEGCNQAYMIRFDEKAVIQVHKPAAETAESEVICSGKECCREFIKRFLAAIPLKELEEEEKKSTVSYFCLHQRLQIEFNYSCLISPASSSSTPSPLSSLTTSTSSPSSD; encoded by the exons ATGGCGGTGAAGATGAGGAAGTGGTCGCCGTGGCCGCCGGCGAGGAAGTTCGCGGTGGCGATGCGGCTGATGAGGCTCGAGGTCATGGCGGaggacggcggcggcgacgacgaaGACGGCGCGGCGGCGCAGAAATTCGTGGCGATCAGAATCAAATGGAAGGGGGAGCCGAAGTTTCTGCCGCTGATGGCGCCGTTTCAGCCCCGGAAAAAGGTCGAGCGGTCGAGCAATCGGGGAATGAGGAAAGGCGGAGGGATCGTCGAATGGGACGAGGATCCGTGGTTCGAGAACACGTGCTGTTTCTCGATTGCCTCGGATAAGAAATTCGGGCCGTGGGAGGTCGCCTTTAGTGTTATTTGC GGGGAGAAGGCCGATTCGAAGGCGAAAATGGCGGTGATCGGAGGAGTTTCGATTAACATAACCGAAATTGTTTCGAAAATGGAGAGTTCTTCGATTGAAGAGAAGCTTCATCTAAATTTGCAAATTGATGGAATTGCTAGAGAAGCTGCCCTCACg ATGGTGTTCAAATGTGTTGAAATCAGAGTATCCCATAATTCAGCGGCACCGAGCCGATCGAAATCCATCGATTCGAAATGTTCATCTGTTGATGAGATTAGAGACAAGTCAAGGAGGAGATCGTTGAGCCTAGAAGAGGCGTGTTTGGACGAGCCGGGTGTGCCGGAGTTGAGGACCTCGGAGCCCGACAAAAAAGACCGATGGTTTAGTTGGAAGAGCCGACGATTCAGTTTCAAACGAGCCAAGACTAAAGAGGAGACCAGGGTTCACTCAGCTAGCCTTTCTTCAACAAACTCATTGCAg AAAGAAGATGGCAGTTCAGAAACAGCAGACACAGTTTGTGAATGGGAAGACAAGGAGTTGATGAGCAGAGATGGTCAAGCACAGCTCAAGGCTCCGTTTTTCTTCGCCTCGTTCGACCAACGGAGCAACAAGGCGGCCGGGGCGAGCGCCTGCACAGCCCTAGTGGCCGTGATATCCCACTGGCTCCACTCGAACCCGAACGCCATGCCAAGGCGATCGGAGCTGGATGACCTCATAATGCAGGGCTCGTCGGAGTGGCGGAAGCTGTGCGAGGACGCCGCCTACGTCAAGGACTTCCCGAACAAGCACTTCGACCTCGAGACCGTCCTCAGGGCCGACATCCGGCCCGTGTCCATCTCCCGCAACGAGTCGTTCGTCGGGTTCTTCGGGGCCGAGGCGTTCGACTCGCTGAAGGGGGCCATGTCGTTCGACGACTTATGGGACGAGAtccgcggcggcggcggcggagacaCGGCGCCGAGGATCTACATCGTGAGCTGGAACGACCATTTCTTCGTGCTGAAAGTCGAGGCGGACGCGTATTACATCATCGACACGCTGGGGGAGCGGCTCTACGAGGGGTGCAACCAGGCATACATGATAAGGTTCGACGAAAAGGCCGTGATTCAGGTGCATAAGCCGGCGGCCGAAACAGCAGAGAGCGAGGTGATATGCAGTGGGAAAGAATGCTGCAGAGAGTTCATAAAGAGATTTCTCGCAGCCATACCGTTGAAGGAGctcgaggaggaggagaagaagagcACCGTCTCTTACTTCTGTCTCCATCAACGGCTGCAGATAGAGTTCAACTACAGCTGCTTGATCTCTCCGGCCTCATCCTCCTCGACGCCGTCTCCCCTGTCTTCCCTAACCACATCGACATCGTCTCCTTCCTCCGATTGA
- the LOC125209145 gene encoding putative L-ascorbate peroxidase 6, which produces MNCTATTAAATADLALLSSAASVSAARELKLSSRSSPLVKFAAKRLTVSCAAASSPPHLGRRGLMYLAATSFLIPLPKQAAIAAADEKSLLQEEIRKVMTKNKAPGFLRLVFHDAGTFDEGDKTGGMNGSIVYELDRPENAGLQKTVKILEKVKEELESVRPVSWADLIAVAGAEAVLICGGPEIPVRLGRIDATVPDPTGRLPEETLDAKNMKKSFQNKGFSAQELVALSGAHTIGGKGFGSPVVFDNSYYKILAKKSGSSSGGMSSMVGLPSDKALAADDECYGWISKYAEDQNLFFEDFKKVYTKLVDTGANWSSA; this is translated from the exons ATGAACTGCACAGcaaccaccgccgccgccaccgccgaTCTGGCGCTGCTGAGCTCAGCTGCCTCCGTTTCCGCCGCAAGAGAGCTCAAGCTCTCTTCGAGAAGCTCTCCGCTGGTTAAGTTCGCCGCGAAGAGGCTCACAGTGTCCTGCGCTGCGGCTTCTTCGCCTCCGCATTTGGGGAGGCGAGGGCTAATGTATTTGGCTGCGACGTCGTTTCTGATTCCTCTCCCCAAACAAGCAGCTATTGCTGCTGCTGA TGAAAAGTCCCTGCTGCAAGAAGAGATCAGGAAGGTTATGACCAAGAATAAGGCTCCTGGTTTCCTTCGTTTAGTTTTTCATGATGCTGGAACTTTCGACGAGGGTGATAAAACAG GTGGTATGAATGGATCAATAGTTTATGAACTCGACAGACCTGAAAATGCAGGTCTTCAAAAGACAGTGAAG ATTCTGGAGAAAGTGAAAGAAGAGTTGGAATCAGTACGACCAG TATCCTGGGCAGATCTGATAGCTGTGGCTGGAGCAGAGGCTGTTTTGATATGTGGAGGTCCAGAGATCCCTGTTCGACTGGGAAGAATAGATGCAac GGTACCTGATCCCACTGGGAGGCTCCCTGAAGAGACGCTCGATGCAAAGAACATGaagaaaagttttcaaaacaaaGGCTTCTC AGCCCAGGAACTCGTTGCTCTATCCGGAGCTCATACTATAGGAGGCAAAGGATTTGGAAGTCCAGTAGTGTTCGACAACTCTTACTACAAAATCCTTGCAAAGAAATCAGGGTCATCTTCAG GCGGCATGTCCAGCATGGTTGGCCTTCCCTCGGACAAGGCACTAGCTGCCGATGATGAATGCTACGG GTGGATCTCAAAGTATGCAGAGGATCAAAACCTCTTTTTCGAAGATTTCAAGAAAGTCTACACCAAGCTAGTGGACACCGGTGCAAACTGGAGCTCTGCATGA
- the LOC125211320 gene encoding disease resistance protein RPP8-like — MAAEAAISSAVELLGNLLIQKVKLLRGVEGKVRLLKDELESMQSFLIDANRKQAKDEGVRDWIRKIREIAFDAEDTIEMFVIKAECLGRRGHFERFISFPKRMHDLDQIGDEIDSIRDRLEAVDKIRERYGIQIVKEADKEKDKETSQAESRRRLCHWQKDEHLVSIKDAVEEVMREAILNEEKRGLSVAVIQGMGGIGKSTLAREIYYHPDVVGGPFDRRGWVVVSSEFTPHETIKQIIFQLSRSDEEKEKKEKEEEKKKNKVAEEIQILEQSTKDEHYILQKLQEMLYKQLEGSTYFIVMDDVWEQDHWKCFNGAFPNQQDKTSRLILTTRNKIIAKHDQYVFKMKFLDPEKSWELFLKKTFINHTYGTCPEELESIGKQILEKCDGLPLAISVAGGLLMDVQDRRRWQEVLDQIDTNIPKNNVPNILGLSYQNLCSPLKLCFLCLAFFKEDATIPSNELLSIWHALGLIQENGSRSIDDIGRGYLDELINRNMVQIKDLTLDGRVKNCHLHDLLREVCLVKAKEEMGFHIIERGEEVATIAPVSSSWKPRHRIVYGRNLDTLLMEHTRHLRSLFIVNSVSDGFSDVCVKTPFRFWKSFQLLEILYLEGVGWRSFPHSFRSLIRLRYLRIQSDSESESAERIRIPGWFGHLKRLEILDARSENLELPEATLEMDRLRYFSAARVHGLASIFSWKHVETLKYISVDDLLRCSTTSLSTCPVRELGLFLDREREGDVLKRARESMEEMMNLVKLELKWDLSLWIEPAMIPHLAGLTKLKLRGRMRRCPDPGVFPPNLTYLTLVHTFLEEDPMAELGKLQKLEYLKLSGYACLVERLRVLRGGFLGLKGLSIKDTYLLKRIDVEEGGMPQLKLLRIQQCPDLKTTNLPQRILASLSSV, encoded by the exons ATGGCGGCGGAGGCAGCAATCTCATCGGCGGTGGAGCTACTCGGCAATCTGCTGATCCAGAAGGTGAAACTACTGCGAGGCGTGGAGGGAAAGGTGCGGTTGCTGAAAGATGAGCTGGAATCGATGCAATCTTTTCTAATAGACGCAAACCGAAAGCAAGCTAAAGACGAAGGAGTCCGCGATTGGATAAGGAAGATCCGAGAAATTGCTTTCGACGCTGAAGACACCATCGAAATGTTCGTCATCAAAGCCGAGTGTCTCGGGAGGAGAGGCCATTTCGAAAGATTCATTAGCTTCCCGAAGCGCATGCACGACCTCGACCAAATCGGGGATGAGATCGACTCGATCCGTGATAGGCTTGAAGCGGTGGACAAAATCCGCGAGAGGTACGGGATACAGATTGTCAAAGAGGCAGATAAGGAGAAGGATAAGGAGACGTCGCAAGCTGAATCGCGGCGACGGTTGTGTCATTGGCAAAAAGACGAACACCTGGTGAGCATTAAAGATGCTGTGGAGGAGGTGATGCGAGAAGCGATTCTGAATGAGGAGAAGAGAGGGCTTTCAGTTGCGGTTATACAAGGCATGGGTGGGATTGGGAAATCCACACTTGCACGGGAGATATACTACCACCCCGACGTCGTTGGCGGTCCATTCGATCGGCGAGGATGGGTTGTGGTGTCGAGTGAATTTACTCCACATGAGACGATCAAGCAGATCATCTTCCAGCTGTCCAGATCGGAtgaggagaaggagaaaaaggagaaggaggaggagaaaaagaaaaataaagtggcTGAAGAAATCCAGATATTGGAGCAGTCGACCAAGGATGAGCATTATATCTTACAGAAGCTTCAAGAAATGCTGTACAAACAACTAGAGGGATCAACTTATTTCATAGTTATGGACGATGTGTGGGAGCAAGACCATTGGAAATGTTTCAACGGTGCTTTCCCCAATCAACAAG ATAAAACAAGTAGATTAATCCTTACGACCCGCAACAAGATTATTGCAAAGCATGATCAATATGTGTTTAAGATGAAGTTTCTAGATCCCGAGAAAAGTTGGGAACTGTTCTTGAAGAAGACATTCATTAACCACACCTATGGCACATGTCCAGAAGAATTAGAGAGTATTGGCAAACAAATCTTGGAAAAATGTGATGGTTTGCCATTAGCAATTAGCGTGGCAGGAGGCTTACTTATGGATGTTCAAGACAGGAGAAGATGGCAAGAAGTTCTGGATCAAATTGATACCAATATTCCCAAAAATAATGTACCAAATATTTTGGGATTGAGttatcaaaatttatgttCCCCTCTGAAATTATGCTTCCTATGTCTAGCCTTTTTCAAGGAAGACGCTACTATTCCTTCAAATGAGTTATTAAGCATATGGCATGCACTAGGCTTGATCCAAGAGAATGGAAGTAGAAGTATAGATGATATTGGAAGAGGTTATTTAGACGAGTTGATCAATCGAAACATGGTTCAAATCAAGGATTTAACGCTGGATGGCCGCGTTAAAAACTGCCATTTACATGATCTTTTACGGGAAGTGTGTTTGGTGAAGGCGAAAGAGGAAATGGGGTTTCATATAATCGAGAGGGGAGAGGAGGTGGCGACGATAGCTCCTGTCTCTTCCTCGTGGAAGCCTCGTCATCGCATTGTCTATGGTCGGAACCTCGACACGCTGCTGATGGAGCATACCCGCCATCTCCGCTCTCTCTTCATCGTCAATTCCGTCTCCGATGGCTTCAGCGATGTCTGTGTGAAAACCCCATTCCGTTTCTGGAAGAGTTTTCAGTTGCTCGAGATACTCTACCTTGAAGGTGTTGGTTGGCGGAGTTTCCCTCACTCGTTCCGCTCGTTGATCAGGCTGAGGTACCTAAGAATACAGTCTGATTCTGAGTCTGAATCCGCTGAGAGGATCCGGATCCCAGGGTGGTTCGGTCACCTCAAAAGACTTGAGATTCTCGACGCCAGGAGCGAGAACCTCGAGTTACCAGAGGCTACTCTGGAAATGGATCGGCTGCGCTACTTCAGCGCAGCTCGCGTGCACGGGCTAGCGTCCATATTCAGCTGGAAACATGTGGAGACGTTGAAATACATCAGCGTAGACGACCTGCTGCGGTGCAGCACAACCTCGCTCTCGACCTGTCCTGTTCGAGAGCTGGGTCTGTTTCTTGACcgggagagagagggagacgTGCTCAAGAGAGCGAGGGAGTCGAtggaagagatgatgaatCTCGTGAAACTGGAGCTGAAGTGGGATCTGTCGCTGTGGATCGAGCCAGCGATGATCCCTCATCTCGCAGGGCTCACGAAGCTGAAGCTGCGAGGGAGGATGAGGAGGTGCCCGGATCCGGGCGTGTTCCCGCCGAATCTTACCTATCTGACGCTCGTGCACACATTTCTAGAGGAGGATCCGATGGCGGAGCTGGGCAAGCTGCAAAAGCTGGAGTACCTGAAGTTAAGTGGCTATGCGTGCTTGGTCGAGAGGCTGAGAGTGTTGCGCGGGGGATTCCTCGGCCTCAAAGGGCTCTCCATTAAGGATACGTATTTGTTGAAAAGGATAGATGTGGAAGAAGGTGGAATGCCGCAACTCAAACTACTACGGATCCAGCAATGCCCGGACTTGAAGACTACCAATTTGCCCCAACGAATTCTTGCATCATTGTCATCGGTATGA
- the LOC125210004 gene encoding pentatricopeptide repeat-containing protein At1g62260, mitochondrial-like, with protein MLGNVLNMRIVCGCECLETIFASSLWFSSPYCLLWKTPNKTKKGKRHADCVLRARRMRNLLAVTSMIVGYAARDEMGEARSLYDLAAERNFVMWIAVISGYVRLQRCEDVFALFCEYATVDRQG; from the exons ATGTTGGGGAATGTTTTGAATATGCGAATTGTGTGTGGTTGTGAATGTTTGGAAACGATTTTCGCATCAAGTTTGTGGTTCTCGTCGCCGTATTGCCTCT TATGGAAGACcccaaacaaaacaaaaaaaggaaagaggcATGCTGATTGTGTTCTTAGAGCAAGGAGGATGAGGAACTTGTTGGCTGTTACCTCAATGATTGTGGGATATGCAGCAAGAGATGAGATGGGGGAAGCACGGAGCCTTTATGATTTGGCCGCTGAGAGGAATTTTGTGATGTGGATTGCTGTTATATCTGGTTATGTGAGGCTGCAGAGATGTGAGGAtgtttttgctttgttttgtGAGTATGCAACAGTGGATCGACAAGGGTGA
- the LOC125214714 gene encoding glycosyltransferase BC10 yields the protein MDQCCPPPPLSLLCAILLCLPLAVIFTFTAPSATTSAAVSGGAATSPLPFTIPPPFTNHTTNTSQARKTLPHPKIKNLTAAAAATAAAAAADEAEDQILLNLASRVDPSPRPVKKLAFMFLATTSLPHAPLWEQFFSRAAAERYNIYIHAAADFAVPSGGAFANRTVPSRPTRRNTPTLIAAARRLLAHALLDDGANAVFALLSPSCVPLHSFGYTYRVLTKSRRSFVEILSNEPGAWERWAARGEHAMLPEVGFGDFRIGSQFWAVKRKHARVIVRDKRLWAKFQVACLRDDTCYPEEHYFPTLLSMVDPRGCTPCTLTHVDWRGSRGGHPRTYVADEVGPELIRALRRSRPRYGDEEVRSDGSNSSVTVVAGDRRRRHDPFLFARKFSPGALHRLLEIANDVIFKD from the exons ATGGAT CAATGCTGCCCCCCACCCCCCCTCTCCCTCCTCTGCGCCATCCTCCTCTGCCTCCCCCTCGCCGTCATCTTCACTTTCACCGCCCCCTCCGCCACCACCTCCGCCGCCGTTTCCGGCGGCGCCGCCACTTCCCCACTCCCCTTCACTATACCACCCCCCTTCACCAACCACACCACTAATACAAGCCAAGCAAGGAAAACACTTCCACACCCCAAAATCAAGAATctcaccgccgccgccgccgccacggcggcggcggcggcggcggatgaAGCCGAAGATCAAATACTACTCAACCTCGCTTCCCGGGTCGACCCGAGCCCGAGACCCGTCAAGAAGCTCGCATTCATGTTCCTCGCCACCACCTCCCTACCCCACGCGCCGCTGTGGGAGCAATTCTTCTCACGCGCCGCCGCGGAGCGGTACAACATATACATCCACGCCGCCGCCGACTTCGCGGTCCCCTCCGGCGGCGCGTTCGCGAACAGGACCGTCCCGTCGAGGCCCACGCGCCGCAACACCCCGACGCTGATCGCCGCGGCGCGGAGGCTCCTCGCCCACGCGCTCCTCGACGACGGGGCGAACGCGGTGTTCGCCCTCCTCTCGCCTTCGTGTGTTCCCCTCCACTCCTTCGGCTACACGTATCGGGTACTCACGAAGTCGCGGCGGAGCTTCGTCGAAATTTTATCGAACGAGCCCGGCGCGTGGGAGAGATGGGCGGCGCGTGGGGAGCACGCGATGCTGCCGGAGGTGGGGTTCGGCGATTTCCGGATTGGGTCCCAGTTCTGGGCGGTGAAGAGGAAGCATGCGAGGGTGATTGTCCGTGACAAGAGGCTTTGGGCGAAGTTCCAGGTGGCGTGCCTGCGCGACGACACGTGTTACCCGGAGGAGCACTACTTCCCTACGCTGCTGAGCATGGTGGACCCGCGCGGGTGCACGCCCTGCACCCTCACGCACGTGGACTGGAGGGGGAGCAGAGGGGGGCATCCGCGGACCTACGTGGCGGATGAGGTGGGCCCCGAGCTGATCAGGGCCCTCCGCAGGAGCAGGCCCAGGTACGGTGACGAGGAGGTCAGATCGGACGGCTCTAATTCGTCTGTGACGGTTGTGGCGGGTGACAGGCGGAGGAGGCACGATCCGTTTCTGTTTGCGAGGAAGTTCTCGCCCGGTGCACTGCACCGGTTGCTGGAGATTGCGaatgatgttatttttaaagattga